From Magnolia sinica isolate HGM2019 chromosome 13, MsV1, whole genome shotgun sequence, one genomic window encodes:
- the LOC131222570 gene encoding zinc finger AN1 and C2H2 domain-containing stress-associated protein 16-like — MGTPEFPNLGKHCSVDDCKLIDFLPFTCDRCNQVFCLEHRSYTKHLCPNANQQDVTVLVCPLCAKGVRLISDQDPNITWELHVNTDCDPSNYQKATKKKRCPAPGCRETLTFSNTIRCRDCTLEHCLKHRFGPDHKCPGPKKPESGFPFMGLLRRSQKDDSRSVNSPAASPRWATNFLTAASSVRASAEAGMAKLSIATTQALQKAKDGMAQSSSGGGLVEECVQCPARFSTVTALIEHVEKVHEGGGRAGPKKVTIDVCPKCSRGFRDAVALVEHVERDHGGTSTA, encoded by the exons ATGGGAACGCCGGAATTCCCGAATCTTGGCAAACACTGCAGCGTCGACGATTGCAAGCTCATTGATTTCTTGCCTTTCACCTGCGATCGATGCAATCAG GTATTCTGTTTAGAGCATAGAAGTTACACTAAACACCTATGTCCCAATGCCAACCAACAAGACGTCACTGTCCTAGTCTGCCCGCTCTGTGCTAAAGGTGTTCGCCTGATATCTGATCAAGACCCTAATATTACTTGGGAGTTGCATGTTAATACCGACTGTGACCCATCAAATTACCAGAAAGCAACGAAGAAAAAGCGGTGTCCTGCCCCTGGCTGCAGAGAAACACTAACATTCTCAAACACAATCAGATGCAGAGACTGCACCCTAGAGCATTGCCTGAAGCACCGATTTGGGCCTGACCACAAGTGTCCAGGACCTAAGAAACCCGAATCGGGATTTCCATTTATGGGTCTTCTAAGGAGGAGTCAGAAGGATGATTCAAGATCAGTCAACAGTCCAGCTGCGTCGCCCCGGTGGGCTACAAACTTTCTCACTGCGGCTTCGAGTGTTCGTGCATCTGCTGAAGCTGGTATGGCAAAATTGAGTATAGCAACTACCCAAGCATTGCAGAAGGCAAAGGATGGGATGGCGCAGAGCAGCAGCGGTGGTGGACTGGTGGAGGAGTGTGTTCAGTGTCCGGCGAGGTTCTCCACAGTTACAGCTCTGATAGAGCATGTCGAGAAAGTTCATGAAGGTGGTGGCCGAGCCGGTCCTAAGAAGGTAACCATTGATGTCTGTCCCAAGTGCAGTAGAGGGTTCCGAGATGCGGTTGCTTTGGTGGAGCATGTAGAAAGAGACCATGGCGGAACTTCAACTGCTTAA